A single genomic interval of Anopheles marshallii chromosome 2, idAnoMarsDA_429_01, whole genome shotgun sequence harbors:
- the LOC128707181 gene encoding pre-mRNA-splicing factor 38, giving the protein MANRTVKDAKNVHGTNPQYLIEKIIRSRIYDSKYWKEQCFALTAELLVDKAMELRFVGGVFGGNIKPTPFLCLTLKMLQIQPEKDIVVEFIKNEEFKYVRALGAFYLRLTGSSLDCYKYLEPLYNDNRKLRKQNRMGAYELIHMDEFIDELLRDERVCDIILPRIQKRHVLEENNELEPKVSALEDDLDEEMPSEDEAVEETPAQQPVKEKKVEVSKVKGSNKRIERSVSRERQPMERYRNYDSGNYRDRENDRDKDRERDFDRDRDRYREGDRRDRRDPYGERERIKERELRDRERERHRRHERQEERERERRRERDRDRDRDHDDRSRAHDRERDYDRERRRR; this is encoded by the exons ATGGCCAATCGCACCGTAAAGGATGCAAAGAATGTTCATGGCACGAATCCGCAATATTTGATCGAAAAGATTATTCGCTCCCGTATATACGATTCCAAATACTGGAAGGAGCAATGTTTCGCCCTGACCGCCGAACTGTTGGTGGACAAAGCCATGGAGCTACGATTTGTTGGCGGTGTGTTCGGAGGAAACATCAAACCAACGCCTTTCCTGTGTCTTACGCTCAAGATGTTGCAGATCCAACCGGAaaaggacatagtggtggagTTTATAAAGAACGAAGAGTTCAAATATGTACGTGCGCTCGGTGCGTTCTATTTACGGCTGACGGGTTCGTCACTCGATTGCTACAAGTATCTGGAACCGCTCTATAACGATAATCGAAAGTTGCGAAAACAGAACCGGATGGGTGCGTACGAGCTTATCCACATGGACGAATTCATCGATGAGCTGTTGAGAGATGAGCGTGTGTGCGATATCATTTTACCACGCATCCAGAAGCGCCACGTGCTGGAGGAAAACAATGAGCTGGAACCGAAAGTATCCGCGTTGGAGGACGATTTGGATGAGGAGATGCCGAGCGAAGATGAGGCGGTTGAGGAGACGCCGGCCCAACAGCCGGTGAAGGAGAAAAAGGTTGAAGTGTCGAAAGTTAAGG gTAGCAACAAACGGATAGAGCGTTCTGTTTCCCGAGAGCGGCAACCCATGGAACGGTATCGTAACTACGACAGTGGTAATTACCGCGATCGAGAAAATGATCGAGACAAAGATCGTGAAAGGGATTTTGATCGCGATCGAGACCGGTACCGAGAGGGTGATCGTCGTGATCGCCGAGA TCCGTATGGTGAACGCGAGCGGATTAAGGAGCGGGAACTTCGAGACAGAGAGCGTGAAAGACACCGGCGCCACGAACGTCAGGAGGAACGGGAACGTGAACGACGCAGAGAGCGGGACCGGGACCGGGATCGCGATCATGACGATAGGTCGCGTGCCCATGATCGTGAACGTGATTACGATCGAGAACGACGGAGACGATAG
- the LOC128707178 gene encoding WD repeat-containing protein 3, with protein MGLTKQYLAYKPVSSFNIIASGRANISFVTINHAVGRYVVVAAAEKVLVWDMRICEKVVEFVRDKQEVTFLRTSPDHKLLAVGFSDGQVELFCFESKQSVCSFASHRSAVSALNFDLLGLKLVSGGLDNDLVVSDIVAQTGKCRLTGHTAPITQACFMQRFPDVIVSSSKDTQIKFWNIETQCCFKTIVDHRTEVWGIVLMRNDDFLVCGTADTQLSVYKIASNMDTLSSTMAVQNPEDESTVSPFRCTAAGSIQRAGHGRTINLVADSNGQVLGCHGTDRKIELFYFCSQDESVKKLAKRLKKLKTNKATSEEGQDVQDGNVRQLALTDEIKRLPTVSTPEKVKSFDLLLGSRNELRICCTFLKNFVQLFSLNVDAKGAEPETLYALQKQGHSSEARTVSFSSDNLAIASGSAESLKLWSRASQGVLRTVDTDGYVVSTCFVPGDRHVLVGLKSGQLLVVDVVPGEIIERIDAHEKELWSIILTPDKHGCVSGGGDTTVKFWSFELIGRSDGSEQKVLSLLHKNTLKLEETVLSVRISQNGKYIAVALLDTTVKIFFLDSLKFYLSLYGHKLPVIAMDISYDSTLIVTGSADRTIKIWGMDFGDCHRSLLAHDNTVTAIQFIPNTHMFFSCAKDGKLKQWDADSFQKIITLPGHLGEAHALAISPNGKYVVSCGSDRTLRLFRRTDEPLVLQDVQEEEREELENATLATGEESTVPGLPGLRLPSKKTIGSEKGAENILECLEVSKQYDEEGGKGALPPLMFAYSATNTDEFLLTVLSRIRASDLEESLLLLPFSAVCELLEKVPKLTVERKDHTELICKVVMFLFRVHQKPIVSNQVLLPVIQKIVPTLQAAVEELRDMVGTNLHAGQMLQRELEENDGCVLFRDATKQRIQRDRRRKRREASKRKFLQIVK; from the exons ATGGGTTTGACTAAACAGTATCTGGCCTATAAGCCAGTATCGAGCTTTAATATAATTGCTAGCGGTCGTGCAAACATTTCGTTTGTCACGATTAACCATGCTGTCGGTCGGTATGTTGTGGTGGCAGCCGCCGAAAAGGTGCTTGTGTGGGACATGAG GATTTGCGAGAAGGTGGTGGAATTTGTACGTGACAAGCAGGAGGTAACCTTCTTGCGCACCAGCCCGGATCATAAGCTACTTGCGGTGGGGTTCTCGGACGGACAAGTTGAACTGTTCTGTTTCGAAAGCAAACAGTCCGTATGCAGCTTTGCTTCCCATCGTTCGGCCGTGAGTGCACTCAATTTTGATCTACTCGGCTTGAAGCTTGTGTCGGGAGGGCTGGACAACGATCTGGTAGTATCGGACATTGTGGCCCAAACGGGCAAGTGTCGCCTAACAGGCCATACTGCTCCAATAACGCAGGCATGTTTCATGCAACGCTTTCCCGACGTTATTGTATCCAGCTCAAAAGACACGCAGATAAAATTCTGGAACATAGAAACGCAGTGTTGCTTCAAAACGATTGTCGATCATCGCACTGAGGTGTGGGGTATCGTGCTGATGCGAAACGACGACTTTCTAGTTTGTGGCACGGCTGATACGCAACTTTCTGTGTATAAAATTGCTTCCAACATGGACACATTGTCGAGTACGATGGCAGTGCAAAACCCGGAAGATGAAAGCACCGTCAGTCCGTTCCGATGTACCGCCGCCGGGAGTATACAACGGGCCGGACACGGACGTACAATTAATCTCGTAGCCGACTCCAACGGACAGGTGCTTGGATGCCACGGTACAGATAGGAAAATTGAACTGTTTTACTTTTGCTCCCAGGACGAATCCGTTAAGAAGTTGGCGAAGCGTTTGaaaaaactgaaaacaaacaaagcaaccagCGAAGAGGGACAGGATGTACAGGACGGCAATGTACGGCAGCTTGCACTGACCGATGAAATCAAGCGTCTTCCCACGGTAAGCACTCCGGAAAAGGTTAAATCGTTCGATCTACTGCTTGGCAGCCGCAATGAGCTGCGTATCTGTTGcacatttttgaaaaactttgtCCAACTGTTTTCGCTCAATGTGGACGCGAAAGGTGCCGAGCCGGAAACGTTGTATGCGCTGCAAAAGCAAGGACACTCATCCGAAGCACGCACCGTTTCGTTCAGCTCCGACAATTTAGCAATCGCGTCCGGCAGCGCGGAATCACTCAAGCTGTGGAGTCGCGCTTCCCAGGGCGTGCTACGCACGGTCGACACGGATGGGTACGTTGTGAGCACATGCTTCGTGCCAGGCGATCGACACGTGCTGGTCGGTTTAAAATCTGGCCAGTTACTCGTCGTGGACGTTGTACCGGGCGAGATTATTGAGCGTATCGACGCACACGAGAAGGAATTATGGAGCATCATACTAACGCCGGACAAGCACGGTTGCGTAAGTGGGGGCGGTGATACGACGGTAAAATTTTGGTCCTTCGAGCTTATCGGCCGCAGTGATGGGTCGGAACAAAAAGTACTCTCGCTgctacacaaaaacacactcaagCTGGAGGAAACGGTACTGAGCGTACGAATTTCCCAGAATGGTAAATACATTGCGGTCGCCCTGCTCGACACCACGGTGAAAATATTCTTCTTGGACAGCCTCAAATTCTATCTGTCGCTGTATGGACACAAGCTGCCCGTAATTGCGATGGACATTTCGTACGATTCGACGCTTATCGTAACGGGTTCTGCCGATCGTACGATCAAGATTTGGGGTATGGATTTTGGTGACTGCCATCGATCGCTGTTGGCGCACGATAATACCGTGACGGCGATCCAGTTCATTCCCAACACGCACATGTTCTTCTCCTGCGCGAAGGATGGCAAGCTAAAGCAGTGGGATGCGGACAGCTTTCAGAAGATCATCACCTTGCCGGGTCACTTGGGAGAAGCACACGCGTTAGCGATCAGTCCGAATGGCAAGTACGTCGTTAGCTGTGGTTCGGATCGAACTCTGCGTTTGTTCCGTCGCACTGACGAGCCTCTCGTACTGCAGGACGTGCAGGAAGAAGAGCGCGAGGAACTGGAAAATGCAACCCTAGCCACGGGAGAAGAATCCACCGTGCCCGGGTTGCCGGGTCTGAGGCTCCCGTCGAAGAAAACCATCGGCTCGGAAAAGGGCGCAGAAAATATACTTGAATGTCTCGAGGTTAGCAAACAGTACGATGAGGAAGGCGGTAAAGGTGCATTGCCTCCGCTAATGTTCGCATATTCCGCTACCAACACCGATGAGTTCCTGCTCACTGTGCTTTCCCGGATTCGAGCAAGTGATCTCGAAGAgtcactgctgctgcttccgttCAGTGCCGTGTGTGAGTTGCTGGAAAAGGTACCAAAGCTTACCGTCGAACGGAAGGATCACACTGAGCTGATCTGTAAGGTGGTAATGTTTCTGTTCCGCGTTCACCAGAAACCGATCGTGAGCAATCAAGTGTTGCTTCCGGTGATACAAAAGATCGTGCCAACGCTGCAGGCGGCAGTTGAAGAGTTGCGCGACATGGTGGGAACGAACTTACATGCTGGCCAGATGTTACAGCGCGAGCTGGAAGAAAATGACGGTTGCGTGCTGTTCCGGGATGCAACAAAGCAGCGCATTCAGCGGGATCGACGCCGTAAGCGACGAGAAGCCTCTAAGCGAAAGTTTCTGCAGATAGTCAAGTAG
- the LOC128707182 gene encoding uncharacterized protein LOC128707182, which produces MSTTKSNSSKSSIRDEDLSSESVEVLRERLNTMKRLIAERQNSTSGSSELWNPHTRASSCSGIIDGNFLSVAFGGALIVILSVSVYAFYNLYHAVLKKFPSQHTEL; this is translated from the exons atgtCGACGACAAAATCAAACAGCTCCAAATCCAGCATTCGCGATG AGGATCTTTCGTCGGAATCGGTTGAAGTGCTACGCGAGCGGTTAAATACAATGAAGCGACTAATTGCCGAACGGCAGAACAGCACAAGCGGATCGTCCGAGCTGTGGAATCCACATACCCGGGCATCTAGTTGCAGTGGCATCATCGATGGGAATTTCTTGAGCGTAGCATTCGGTGGAGCCCTCATAGTGATTCTTTCCGTGTCCGTTTATGCATTTTACAATCTTTACCATGCGGTGCTGAAGAAATTTCCCTCCCAACATACAGAACTGTAA
- the LOC128708820 gene encoding SH3 domain-containing protein 19, with translation MCDILAAISYSYGYNERPRKRVKINMTIPSRPAPPPPQRNTTAPLRYTPTTDWDLCAFDSSSASSGQLATGNGQGFPVQQSHNVKAKKPPPPRPPPPKLSAAPTAPLKKPNQPQSINILSSLFGHKRGPNGATASKPVSGPKHNCIAGPVKLLPPPSTKSVPGKVSNFTTFTEHHSSSSSTNYGSFVQSSRSTGTGSTASTEMQLINFDSPPSSPTFTQKSCSDCISVDSFSSDSNYSSPNNGNMSQAESGFEDDFVACGSNNRHQPGASVLLGDLDPFEGGHSTAAPTPVIYGTLPLASSATAQIRAPLINSKLQQSDFVDPLCNGRSVLPKVPIMSMPTIIKPPTNSNPESQKSTPSHSAHTRNFNGALKTIALPTGRGYAGMDDDFTSDTGAFDSLKSHPMPSVPPPPPPPLSDEPYTEEPYGIALYDFQGEADEDLSFKTNEKIYLLKRLNNEWYMGRDKRGLEGMFPVNYVEVKVPLAAGCASEESPHGNETSSAVKVRALYSFKAEAPEDLTIMENDYVAVLYQITADWLYGEIDGRRGQFPANYIEYVPPNLPQMPITSS, from the exons ATGTGTGATATCCTAGCGGCGATATCCTACAGCTATGGATATAATGAGCGGCCTAGAAAACGGGTTAAAAT AAATATGACCATCCCATCGAGACcagcaccgccaccaccgcagCGTAATACGACCGCGCCTTTGCGCTACACACCCACGACAGATTGGGACTTATGTGCGTTCGACTCCAGCAGCGCATCCAGCGGCCAACTCGCAACCGGAAATGGGCAAGGCTTTCCGGTGCAACAGTCACACAATGTCAAAGCAAAAAAGCCACCTCCACCAAGGCCACCACCGCCAAAGCTATCAGCCGCACCGACGGCTCCGCTTAAGAAACCTAACCAACCGCAATCGATAAACATTCTGTCCAGCTTGTTTGGCCATAAACGGGGGCCGAATGGGGCGACTGCAAGCAAACCAGTCAGCGGTCCAAAACACAATTGCATTGCCGGGCCGGTCAAATTGCTTCCGCCTCCATCGACGAAGTCTGTGCCAGGGAAggtttcaaattttacaacttTCACTGAACAtcacagcagcagtagcagtaccAACTATGGTTCATTTGTCCAGTCGTCGAGGAGTACCGGAACGGGATCAACCGCATCGACGGAGATGCAACTGATAAATTTCGATTCGCCGCCCAGTTCGCCGACCTTTACACAGAAATCCTGCAGTGATTGCATTAGCGTGGACAGCTTCAGCTCAGACTCGAACTACTCGTCTCCCAACAATGGTAACATGTCCCAGGCTGAAAGTGGTTTTGAGGATGATTTTGTGGCATGTGGCAGTAACAATCGCCACCAGCCCGGTGCTAGTGTATTGTTGGGCGATCTGGACCCGTTCGAAGGTGGCCATAGTACGGCCGCACCAACGCCTGTCATTTACGGCACACTGCCGCTAGCATCGTCTGCAACGGCCCAGATTCGGGCACCGTTGATAAACAGCAAACTGCAACAATCCGATTTCGTCGATCCTCTGTGCAATGGACGGAGCGTTCTACCGAAGGTACCGATCATGTCAATGCCCACGATAATAAAACCCCCTACCAACAGTAACCCAGAGAGCCAAAAATCTACTCCGTCCCATTCGGCACACACGCGAAATTTCAACGGAGCACTCAAAACTATCGCCCTACCGACGGGCCGTGGATATGCAGGAATGGACGATGATTTCACATCGGATACGGGAGCTTTCGATTCACTTAAGTCCCATCCAATGCCGAGtgtaccaccgccaccaccaccaccgctctCCGATGAGCCGTACACGGAAGAACCGTACGGTATTGCACTATACGACTTCCAGGGTGAAGCGGATGAGGATTTGAGTTTTAAG ACAAATGAGAAGATTTATCTACTGAAGCGACTGAACAATGAGTGGTATATGGGTCGCGACAAACGTGGCCTTGAAGGAATGTTTCCCGTGAACTACGTTGAGGTGAAGGTGCCGCTCGCTGCAGGCTGTGCGTCTGAAGAATCGCCCCATGGCAACGAAACGTCGTCTGCTGTGAAAGTGCGGGCACTGTACAGCTTCAAAGCGGAAGCACCCGAAGATCTTACTATAATG GAGAACGATTACGTTGCCGTACTGTATCAAATCACAGCCGACTGGCTGTACGGAGAGATCGATGGCCGGAGAGGTCAGTTTCCAGCGAACTATATAGAGTATGTGCCACCGAACCTACCGCAGATGCCTATAACAAGCAGCTAA
- the LOC128708106 gene encoding p21-activated protein kinase-interacting protein 1-like: MAGLEIVVGTYEEFIVCYRVEPLRTDAEKLYLKESFAAHLHTSSVRSVAAHGRYVATGGADDRICLLDMRDGTKVTEFLHHDGTINSLVFSNNGSHLLSGSNDGSMVAVNMSKLAVDKTWKSAHKSAVQCISIHPQGKMALTLGTDMTLKTWDLITGRALFTTALSKNSKYGRVLSDVQWSPDGDHFALLGNRVADIISIDTTRSVRTLQFDSKPTAMCWLSDEEIAVGLESGVLIMANIHEEEQQEKLQIYDTRLKAISCLGNYIATASSAGDVSLWHLAGVNFTQICTQQIGCRPICLVLINTGKPVHQENTQNAPLRESVAGTSKNEEVSESASSMATRVVKELAWVSVETEDPVQLAAAKRFKKRQLAGTKDKKGNGPQKRAKSSGFIEEPVDETVAPSKAC, encoded by the exons ATGGCTGGACTGGAGATTGTAGTGGGAACATACGAAGAGTTTATCGTGTGTTACAGAGTCGAACCTTTACGTACT GATGCGGAAAAGCTATACCTGAAGGAATCGTTTGCTGCGCATTTGCATACTTCGTCGGTGCGTTCTGTAGCTGCTCACGGTAGATACGTAGCAACCGGCGGTGCCGACGATCGCATCTGTCTGTTGGACATGCGAGATGGAACGAAAGTGACGGAGTTCCTGCATCACGATGGGACTATCAACTCACTCGTATTCTCAAATAATGGTAGCCACCTGTTGTCCGGCAGTAACGATGGTAGCATGGTTGCAGTCAATATGTCCAAATTGGCCGTTGATAAAACGTGGAAAAGTGCACATAAGTCGGCAGTGCAGTGCATTTCCATTCACCCACAAGGCAAGATGGCCCTTACTTTGGGTACTGACATGACGCTCAAAACATGGGATCTGATAACGGGACGAGCACTGTTTACGACCGCGTTGAGCAAAAACAGCAAGTACGGCCGGGTGCTTAGTGACGTGCAGTGGTCACCGGATGGTGATCATTTTGCATTGCTCGGAAACCGTGTGGCAGATATCATCAGCATCGACACGACGCGTTCGGTTCGCACACTGCAGTTTGACTCAAAGCCCACCGCCATGTGTTGGCTTTCAGATGAGGAAATTGCGGTTGGTTTGGAAAGTGGAGTTCTCATCATGGCAAACATTCACGAAGAAGAGCAGCAGGAAAAGTTGCAGATCTACGATACACGGCTGAAGGCGATCTCCTGTCTGGGGAATTACATCGCGACAGCATCGAGTGCTGGTGATGTGTCGCTGTGGCATCTGGCTGGTGTGAATTTCACTCAAATTTGCACGCAGCAGATCGGATGTCGTCCCATCTGCTTGGTACTAATAAACACTGGTAAACCTGTGCATCAAGAGAACACTCAGAATGCACCATTGCGCGAGTCGGTCGCTGGAACCTCAAAAAATGAGGAAGTAAGCGAGTCGGCAAGTAGCATGGCAACAAGGGTAGTAAAGGAGCTTGCTTGGGTGAGCGTAGAAACGGAGGATCCTGTTCAGTTAGCAGCAGCTAAACGGTTCAAAAAACGACAGCTTGCCGGTACTAAGGACAAGAAAGGTAACGGTCCACAAAAACGTGCAAAATCGAGTGGATTTATTGAGGAACCAGTCGACGAAACGGTGGCACCCAGTAAAGCATGTTAA